One window of Streptomyces sp. SUK 48 genomic DNA carries:
- a CDS encoding LysR family transcriptional regulator, with protein sequence MTPAQLRAFSATVRLGSVKAAAADLAVTEAAVSLHIAHLRRELGDKLFTRTGSGLAFTPGGLRLASRAAQMLGLQDQTVLEVQQAGSGRRLLRVATSSLFAEYAAPGLIELFAGRADDLDVELSVHDPQRFPLLLTERAVDVAIGPRPATVDATMSCTHFLNYQMIAVVGAGHPLAARTGPAGVAELREQTWLLGPSAVGRAGIVPSVLRRLQIPEDRQRIFQSHTAAVDEAKHGAGVALAVTFAVGKDLADGDLRQIGGPQLPARGSWNLLALGDREAPPAAAELRRFVTTPRATQAMLRGAGVTAGRFRPAIHVTLWS encoded by the coding sequence TTGACCCCGGCACAGCTGCGGGCGTTCTCGGCGACCGTCCGGCTCGGCTCCGTGAAGGCAGCGGCGGCGGACCTCGCGGTGACCGAGGCCGCCGTCTCGCTGCACATCGCCCATCTGCGCCGGGAGCTCGGCGACAAGCTGTTCACGCGCACGGGCAGCGGGCTGGCGTTCACCCCGGGCGGGCTGCGGCTCGCCAGCCGCGCGGCGCAGATGCTGGGCCTCCAGGACCAGACCGTGCTGGAGGTGCAGCAGGCCGGCTCGGGGCGGCGGCTGCTGCGGGTCGCCACGTCGAGCCTGTTCGCCGAGTACGCGGCGCCCGGTCTGATCGAACTCTTCGCGGGGCGGGCCGACGACCTCGACGTGGAACTGAGCGTGCACGATCCGCAGCGCTTCCCGCTGCTGCTGACGGAACGGGCGGTGGACGTGGCCATCGGGCCCCGGCCCGCCACCGTGGACGCCACGATGAGCTGTACGCATTTCCTCAACTACCAGATGATCGCGGTCGTCGGCGCCGGCCACCCGCTCGCCGCCCGCACCGGCCCGGCCGGGGTGGCGGAGCTGCGCGAGCAGACCTGGCTGCTCGGGCCCTCGGCGGTGGGGCGGGCCGGGATAGTGCCGTCCGTACTGCGGCGGCTCCAGATCCCCGAGGACCGCCAGCGGATCTTCCAGAGCCACACCGCGGCGGTGGACGAGGCGAAGCACGGCGCCGGGGTGGCGCTCGCGGTGACGTTCGCGGTCGGCAAGGACCTCGCCGACGGCGACCTGCGGCAGATCGGCGGCCCCCAACTGCCCGCGCGCGGCTCCTGGAACCTCCTCGCCCTCGGCGACCGCGAGGCCCCGCCGGCCGCCGCCGAACTCCGCCGCTTCGTCACGACTCCGCGCGCCACCCAGGCGATGCTGCGCGGCGCGGGGGTCACGGCGGGCCGGTTCCGTCCGGCGATCCATGTGACGCTGTGGAGCTGA
- a CDS encoding alcohol dehydrogenase catalytic domain-containing protein, with protein sequence MPAAVVDSPGRLADVLAVREVDGSEAPGAGEVVVRMPASTVHLSDEVAVSGAYGTRTSFPPVPGFDGVGVIEAAGPGVPAVTTVDRFRRPGVRAVVVRAATSAIGGHLAELLTERGVAPVGVVRGTPGRTVAEPSRWRAVLRTNEPGWRERLRALTGPRGTDVTYDRVGGESGADVCALTSGDGVFVHYGLLSGTPLPAHRFTEAGGARVELSRLRATVHGDGR encoded by the coding sequence ATGCCGGCCGCCGTTGTCGACTCGCCCGGCCGCCTCGCCGACGTCCTTGCCGTACGCGAGGTCGACGGCTCCGAGGCGCCCGGCGCGGGCGAGGTCGTGGTGCGCATGCCGGCGTCGACCGTCCACCTCTCCGACGAGGTCGCCGTCTCGGGCGCCTACGGGACCCGGACCTCGTTCCCGCCGGTCCCGGGGTTCGACGGCGTCGGTGTGATCGAGGCCGCCGGGCCGGGCGTGCCCGCCGTGACGACGGTCGACCGGTTCCGCCGGCCGGGCGTGCGCGCCGTGGTGGTCAGGGCCGCGACGTCGGCCATCGGCGGCCACCTGGCGGAACTCCTGACCGAGCGCGGTGTCGCGCCGGTCGGGGTGGTGCGCGGAACGCCGGGGCGGACGGTTGCCGAGCCGTCCCGGTGGCGGGCCGTGCTCCGGACGAACGAGCCCGGGTGGCGGGAGCGGCTGCGGGCGCTGACCGGACCCCGGGGGACCGACGTGACGTACGACCGCGTCGGCGGCGAGTCGGGCGCCGACGTGTGCGCGCTCACCTCGGGCGACGGCGTGTTCGTCCACTACGGGCTGCTCTCGGGAACGCCGCTGCCCGCGCACCGCTTCACCGAAGCCGGGGGAGCGCGCGTGGAGTTGTCCCGGCTGCGTGCCACCGTCCATGGGGACGGCCGGTGA